The Streptomyces sp. NBC_00483 genome contains the following window.
GCGGGCCGCCGGAGTCGAGGATGCACGCCTGCGCGTTCTTGGTGGGACTGTCGGTGCACAGCTCGTTGGCCGCGTCGTAGTTCTCGCTGCACCGTTCGTCGGCGACGAGCTCGGTGTCCAACTCCTGCAAGGTGACCGGCGGGTGCGGGCACTCGCTGCCGTCCTCGCAGGTCATCCCCCAGCCGAGGATCCGGGTGTCGGTACCTGCCGGACCGGCGTCGGCGGCCACCTCGACGGGCTTCGCGTCCACGGGGTGGTCCAGCTTCATGACGGCCACGTCGTCGCGGAACGGCTCGTAGGAGAAGCCCGGGTGCGCGACGACCTTGGTGACCTTCGCCGCGGCCCCCTTCGTGCGGTCGTGATCGCCGACCCGGACGGAGAGCTGCTCCGGCTCGACGTTCACCGTGCAGTGCCCGGCGGTCACGATCCAGTCCCGCTTGATCAGGGAGCCGCCGCAGTAGTGCTTGCCGTCCTTCTGCACGCTCACCATGAACGGGTACGGGGAG
Protein-coding sequences here:
- a CDS encoding S1 family peptidase — protein: MIKRGRAALCAGAAAVGAIALSMSVAPSASAIIGGHDATSPYPFMVSVQKDGKHYCGGSLIKRDWIVTAGHCTVNVEPEQLSVRVGDHDRTKGAAAKVTKVVAHPGFSYEPFRDDVAVMKLDHPVDAKPVEVAADAGPAGTDTRILGWGMTCEDGSECPHPPVTLQELDTELVADERCSENYDAANELCTDSPTKNAQACILDSGGPQIKGRPGRWELIGATSRDGDADPKCATGPGIYTDLTAHRDWIERTTGK